In one window of Candidatus Eisenbacteria bacterium DNA:
- a CDS encoding PAS domain S-box protein: MDGMRAGQDPPQAGRSTQAVDEGVSVAEMRSRLEAVWQLSNDALFAVGLDGIIVAWNAAAERIYGYPAEGIIGKHLSILVPEDRRHELSTTITSIGRGATVEGFETIRLRRDGVPIDVSLSIAPTRDESGQATGVLVVARDITAIHQALRQAEQSSVQLSDRERMLRRAIVALRKSHEEGKATQLQLVQAAKLESIGRLAAGVAHEVKNPLAVILFAIDYLAETIQAPDANMVTALNDARDAVVRADSVIRGLLEFSRATDLNPTPEDVNSLLERALALVRHALTKSHIFVVEEFASGLPQAMLDRNKIEQVFVNLMINAIDAMPSGGTLIVGTRREQLKDTGPDVGYRQSDRFRIGESAIVVSIEDTGTGINENVRERLFDPFFTTKAPGRGTGLGLAVCKSIIALHGGTIRIANRESGGARATVVFHSIRS, encoded by the coding sequence ATGGATGGCATGCGTGCGGGCCAGGATCCGCCGCAGGCCGGGAGGAGCACTCAGGCGGTCGACGAAGGGGTGTCCGTCGCCGAAATGCGCTCCCGATTGGAGGCGGTATGGCAGCTGTCGAACGACGCCCTCTTTGCCGTCGGCCTGGACGGGATCATCGTTGCGTGGAATGCGGCCGCCGAGCGGATCTACGGCTATCCGGCCGAAGGGATCATCGGGAAGCACCTGTCCATCCTAGTACCCGAAGACCGGCGTCATGAATTGTCGACGACGATCACGAGCATCGGGCGGGGAGCGACGGTCGAAGGCTTCGAAACCATCCGGCTGAGGCGCGACGGAGTTCCGATCGATGTTTCCTTGTCCATCGCCCCGACGCGCGACGAAAGCGGCCAGGCTACCGGCGTCTTGGTGGTCGCCCGGGATATTACGGCGATCCATCAGGCCCTCCGCCAGGCCGAGCAAAGCAGCGTCCAGCTCAGCGACCGGGAGAGGATGCTTCGGCGCGCGATCGTGGCGTTGCGGAAGTCTCACGAGGAGGGCAAGGCGACACAGCTGCAGCTCGTCCAGGCCGCCAAGCTCGAGTCGATCGGCCGGCTCGCGGCCGGGGTCGCCCACGAGGTCAAGAACCCCCTCGCCGTGATCCTGTTCGCCATCGACTATCTCGCCGAGACGATCCAGGCGCCGGACGCGAACATGGTCACCGCCCTCAACGATGCGCGGGACGCCGTCGTGCGCGCCGACTCGGTGATCCGCGGCCTGCTCGAGTTCTCCAGGGCCACCGACTTGAACCCCACCCCTGAAGACGTGAATTCGTTGCTCGAACGGGCACTCGCGCTGGTCCGTCACGCATTGACCAAGTCACACATATTCGTGGTCGAGGAGTTCGCGAGCGGCCTGCCCCAGGCCATGCTGGACCGAAATAAGATCGAGCAGGTGTTCGTCAATTTGATGATCAACGCGATTGACGCGATGCCTTCCGGCGGAACTCTGATCGTGGGGACCCGTCGCGAGCAATTGAAAGATACGGGACCGGATGTCGGATACCGGCAGAGTGATCGGTTTCGCATCGGCGAGAGCGCCATTGTCGTCTCCATCGAGGATACCGGCACCGGGATCAACGAAAACGTCCGCGAGAGGCTTTTCGATCCCTTCTTTACGACCAAGGCCCCCGGTCGAGGAACGGGATTGGGGCTCGCTGTTTGCAAATCGATCATCGCGTTGCATGGGGGCACGATTCGCATCGCGAACCGGGAGAGCGGTGGCGCGCGGGCCACCGTCGTGTTCCACAGTATCAGGTCCTAG
- a CDS encoding response regulator, with translation MDKIRVLLIDDEPSFTRMLKMSLERRGGFEVMVENNGAYGLTVAQDFRPDFILLDVIMPDVDGGEVAAKIRADSKLKDTPIVFLTAGVSKDTTKAKGNVIGGQKYLAKPVTVDEVIRCIEARLGKTPRVSTGSSPVPKS, from the coding sequence ATGGATAAGATCCGGGTGCTTCTGATCGACGATGAGCCGAGCTTCACGCGAATGCTGAAGATGAGCCTCGAGCGGCGGGGGGGCTTCGAGGTGATGGTGGAGAACAACGGAGCGTACGGGCTGACGGTCGCTCAGGACTTCAGGCCCGATTTCATTCTGCTCGATGTGATCATGCCGGATGTCGACGGCGGGGAGGTGGCGGCGAAGATTCGAGCCGACTCGAAGCTCAAGGACACCCCGATCGTATTCTTGACGGCGGGCGTATCGAAGGATACAACCAAGGCCAAAGGCAACGTCATCGGCGGCCAGAAGTATCTCGCCAAGCCGGTCACGGTCGACGAGGTGATCCGGTGCATTGAAGCTCGGCTGGGAAAGACCCCGCGAGTGTCGACGGGCTCGTCCCCCGTCCCGAAGTCATGA
- a CDS encoding HAMP domain-containing protein, producing the protein MMVIAPGRPVLSIRWIVAGAAAVLTTLAVLGVTGVMERRTRNVLADEIETRLLLEARNLALASSSALLTDYPELLLAPLLKEMQARQPELAVIVVLDRSGIIQGHPDVRRIGTTFAPPKDLQRVPYPAPKRRNESLEGNATILLVSAPILDANARILGTALVGMNRSHIERAINQIGKPQPVILAAFLGTGFAASFLLMSVLLRPIAALRAGIERIGRGDLSTPVDLADRTEFGMLAVAVNDMSSKLHKAQGEMVERARLAHEMELARQIQRSLLPSEQTVAGEFIINGEQWAAAEVGGDYFDVLPLPGGRIALAVADVSGKGLAGCLVTSMIFSLLRAYHSSHASPASLLSALDERLGEILQRGNFVTMFYGVLDPETGRLVYCSAGHNPTLVYRREPERVEWLRSKGIPLGSIRGGAVGRTLEDSVLQLARGDVLVQFTDGVNETMAPADEEQFGFERMEEVVLEAARAGARRVLDRLHNAVGSWRRDGLPMDDETVLVVSRERVADRERQPSTGPGHSSIEVAAALRRFALAEERGICLRLQADFDSLNRLQVWLDRSGILQGLSEAAAGMLSLALYEACANVVEHGYDVDPAQSLELWWVAGSAGSDDQPAHGSFLIRDRGKPFRPDPWKPTDFEDPGVRKRGRGLGLDIIHGTMTGIAYHPGTEQGNITILDWDPRMAHAGDGEHRHA; encoded by the coding sequence GTGATGGTGATTGCCCCCGGCCGGCCCGTGCTCAGCATCCGCTGGATCGTCGCGGGCGCGGCCGCCGTCCTTACCACGCTCGCGGTGCTGGGCGTGACGGGCGTCATGGAGCGCAGGACGCGAAACGTTCTCGCGGACGAGATCGAGACGCGACTCCTGCTGGAGGCGAGGAATCTCGCTCTCGCGAGCTCCAGCGCCCTTCTCACGGACTATCCGGAGCTCCTCCTCGCCCCTCTGTTGAAGGAGATGCAGGCGCGGCAGCCCGAGCTCGCGGTGATCGTCGTGCTGGACCGATCCGGAATCATTCAGGGACACCCGGACGTCCGGCGGATCGGAACCACGTTCGCGCCCCCCAAGGATCTTCAACGCGTGCCCTATCCCGCCCCTAAGAGACGAAACGAATCCCTGGAGGGCAATGCAACGATCCTTCTCGTCTCGGCTCCCATACTCGACGCCAACGCGCGAATCCTGGGCACGGCGCTCGTTGGCATGAACCGGTCGCACATCGAGCGGGCGATCAATCAGATCGGCAAGCCGCAGCCTGTCATCCTCGCCGCCTTCCTCGGGACCGGATTTGCCGCCTCGTTCCTTCTCATGTCCGTTCTCCTCCGCCCCATCGCCGCCCTCCGCGCCGGCATCGAGCGAATCGGACGCGGAGACTTGAGCACGCCCGTCGATCTGGCCGACCGGACTGAGTTCGGGATGCTCGCGGTGGCGGTCAACGATATGTCCTCGAAACTGCACAAGGCACAGGGGGAGATGGTGGAGCGCGCACGCTTGGCGCATGAGATGGAGCTGGCGCGGCAGATCCAGCGGTCCCTTCTCCCTTCGGAGCAAACGGTGGCCGGAGAATTCATCATCAACGGCGAGCAGTGGGCCGCTGCCGAAGTCGGAGGGGATTATTTCGACGTCCTTCCCCTGCCCGGCGGAAGGATCGCCCTGGCCGTCGCGGACGTGTCGGGCAAAGGTCTCGCCGGATGCCTTGTCACCTCCATGATCTTTTCCCTGCTTCGGGCGTACCACTCCAGCCACGCTTCCCCGGCCTCGCTCCTCTCCGCCCTGGATGAACGCCTCGGGGAGATCCTCCAGCGTGGCAATTTCGTGACGATGTTCTATGGGGTGCTCGATCCCGAAACAGGCCGGCTGGTCTATTGCTCGGCGGGGCACAACCCCACGCTGGTCTACCGGAGGGAACCCGAACGGGTGGAGTGGCTCCGGTCCAAGGGCATCCCCCTCGGCTCGATTCGCGGCGGCGCGGTCGGGCGCACGCTGGAGGATTCCGTTCTCCAGTTGGCACGCGGGGATGTTCTCGTCCAATTCACGGACGGCGTCAATGAAACGATGGCCCCGGCGGACGAAGAACAGTTCGGGTTCGAGCGGATGGAAGAGGTTGTTCTCGAAGCAGCTCGTGCCGGGGCCCGCAGGGTCCTCGACAGGCTGCACAACGCCGTCGGCTCATGGCGGAGGGATGGCCTCCCGATGGACGACGAAACGGTGCTCGTGGTCAGCCGTGAGCGGGTGGCCGACCGGGAGCGGCAGCCCTCAACAGGTCCGGGACATTCCTCGATCGAAGTCGCCGCCGCGCTTCGCCGCTTCGCCTTGGCCGAAGAGCGCGGAATTTGTCTCCGCCTCCAAGCAGATTTCGACTCCCTGAACCGCCTCCAGGTGTGGCTGGACCGATCCGGAATTCTCCAAGGACTTTCCGAAGCGGCCGCCGGAATGTTGAGCCTGGCTCTCTACGAAGCGTGTGCCAACGTCGTCGAGCACGGCTATGACGTCGATCCAGCCCAAAGCCTCGAGCTCTGGTGGGTCGCCGGGTCCGCCGGCAGCGACGACCAACCGGCACATGGTTCCTTTCTCATCCGCGACCGAGGAAAGCCGTTCCGGCCCGATCCGTGGAAGCCCACGGACTTTGAGGATCCGGGCGTGCGGAAGCGCGGCCGGGGGCTGGGACTGGACATCATCCACGGGACCATGACCGGGATCGCGTACCACCCTGGAACGGAGCAGGGAAACATCACCATCCTGGACTGGGACCCAAGGATGGCCCATGCCGGAGACGGGGAGCATCGCCATGCGTAA
- the thrH gene encoding bifunctional phosphoserine phosphatase/homoserine phosphotransferase ThrH, which yields MIAAIDLEGVLAPEIWPHLGHHFGVQELHLTTRDIADFEALMRRRVDALNRAGLTLAQLQAVAHEVRPYVGSHEFLDRIRRQCQIMIISDTFQEFAEPVIERLGGYNLFANQFEVNGEGRIVGWKLRIRGQKARVVEGMKGAGFKVIGMGDSLNDLTLLESADYPILYRPVAALRERLPSAPTAEGLDEALQIFLQIFRMNGARV from the coding sequence GTGATTGCCGCGATCGATCTAGAGGGCGTCCTCGCGCCGGAAATCTGGCCCCATCTGGGGCACCACTTCGGGGTCCAGGAGCTTCACCTCACGACGCGCGATATCGCTGATTTCGAGGCCCTGATGCGGCGGCGCGTGGACGCGTTGAATCGCGCCGGCCTGACGCTCGCGCAATTGCAGGCGGTGGCGCACGAGGTGCGGCCGTACGTGGGCTCGCACGAGTTCCTCGATCGGATCCGCCGCCAGTGCCAGATCATGATCATCTCGGACACGTTTCAGGAGTTCGCCGAGCCGGTCATCGAGCGTCTCGGCGGATACAACCTCTTCGCGAACCAGTTCGAGGTGAACGGAGAGGGACGGATCGTCGGCTGGAAGCTCAGGATTCGCGGCCAGAAGGCGCGGGTCGTCGAGGGGATGAAGGGCGCCGGGTTCAAGGTGATCGGAATGGGGGACAGCTTGAACGACCTCACGCTCTTGGAATCGGCGGACTATCCCATTCTCTACCGCCCCGTCGCGGCGCTTCGGGAGCGGTTGCCTTCGGCGCCCACGGCGGAGGGCCTCGACGAGGCGCTCCAGATCTTCCTCCAGATCTTCCGCATGAACGGCGCGCGGGTATGA
- a CDS encoding adenylosuccinate synthase, with protein sequence MACRVVVGAQWGDEGKGKIVDLLSEEADVVARYQGGPNAGHTVVVGDRTFILHLIPSGILRPNTICYIGNGVVVDCDALRNERGTLLAQGVHVDGRLFVSLSAHIILPDHRALEQLTEGGPEGARIGTTGRGIGPAYTDKAGRVGLRVADLLDPGVREERVRRLRERTLRIAGPSTPLEPVDAVLARCAKDEELLRPLAVNVSHAVDAAIRGGKRVLLEGAQGTHLDLDHGTYPYVTSSSATAGGACTGVGIGPTRITDVIGVAKAYATRVGNGPFPSELEGELAAKLREEGNEYGATTGRPRRCGWFDVVAIRHAVRVNGLTQLVITKLDVLDAMPEIKIVVEYEIGNRRVSEMPESLADLNAARPICETFSGWRAPTTTARQWDDLPREARRYLDRLEELAGVPIRLVSVGSGRDENVSRHANPREPQAVGR encoded by the coding sequence ATGGCCTGCCGTGTCGTCGTCGGCGCCCAGTGGGGTGACGAGGGAAAAGGGAAGATCGTCGACCTCCTGAGTGAAGAGGCCGACGTGGTCGCCCGCTATCAGGGCGGCCCGAACGCCGGCCACACCGTGGTCGTCGGCGATCGGACATTCATCCTTCATCTCATCCCGTCGGGCATCCTGCGTCCCAACACCATTTGCTATATCGGGAACGGTGTGGTCGTGGACTGCGATGCGCTCCGCAACGAGCGCGGTACGCTGCTTGCGCAGGGCGTCCACGTGGACGGGCGGCTTTTCGTTTCCCTGTCGGCGCACATCATCCTGCCCGACCACCGCGCGCTCGAGCAGCTGACCGAGGGCGGCCCGGAGGGCGCGCGCATCGGAACGACCGGACGGGGCATCGGACCGGCGTACACCGACAAGGCGGGTCGCGTCGGGCTTCGCGTTGCCGATCTCTTGGATCCGGGCGTCCGCGAAGAGCGCGTGCGGCGCTTGCGGGAGCGCACCCTGCGGATCGCGGGGCCGAGCACCCCGCTCGAGCCGGTCGACGCGGTTCTGGCGCGCTGCGCGAAGGACGAGGAGCTGCTCCGGCCCCTGGCGGTGAACGTATCGCACGCCGTCGACGCCGCGATCCGAGGGGGGAAGCGCGTCCTGCTCGAAGGCGCCCAGGGCACACACCTCGATCTCGATCACGGAACCTATCCCTACGTGACTTCCTCGAGCGCAACGGCGGGCGGGGCATGCACCGGAGTGGGAATCGGGCCGACGCGCATCACCGACGTGATCGGGGTCGCGAAGGCGTACGCCACGCGGGTCGGAAACGGTCCCTTTCCATCCGAGCTGGAAGGGGAGCTGGCGGCGAAGCTCCGCGAGGAGGGAAACGAGTACGGAGCGACCACCGGGCGCCCGAGGCGCTGCGGATGGTTCGACGTCGTCGCCATCCGGCACGCGGTGCGCGTCAACGGGCTCACCCAGCTGGTCATCACCAAGCTCGACGTGCTCGACGCGATGCCCGAAATCAAGATCGTCGTGGAATACGAGATCGGGAATCGCAGGGTCTCCGAAATGCCGGAATCGCTCGCGGATCTGAACGCGGCGCGACCCATCTGCGAGACCTTTTCGGGCTGGCGCGCGCCCACCACAACGGCCCGTCAATGGGATGACTTGCCCCGCGAGGCGCGACGCTATCTGGACCGTCTCGAGGAGCTCGCGGGCGTGCCCATCCGTCTGGTGTCGGTCGGCTCGGGGCGGGATGAGAACGTGAGCCGGCACGCCAATCCTCGCGAACCCCAGGCGGTGGGGCGGTAG
- a CDS encoding GntR family transcriptional regulator: protein MSLAASAVRPIVRVPIRSEVRRMLLEGMLRGDPAPGSSINESELSALLGVSRTPLREALLSLVGEGFLRATPGKGFFVLPLSVKEAEEIYPILAALESLALRSSPPPSAIEIRRLVELNQKLAAERDNWATALNADESWHEALLSRCGNERLRETIRALKYHAQRYESAYMRHSGTLIQSVAQHRAILRALRGGDIEAAARLLEANWKISQEFLLPWLRDQAAAPPPVRRKRSRRP from the coding sequence GTGAGTCTGGCCGCAAGCGCCGTCCGGCCCATCGTCCGGGTCCCGATTCGCTCCGAAGTGCGCCGCATGCTCCTCGAGGGCATGCTTCGGGGTGATCCCGCTCCCGGATCTTCTATCAACGAATCCGAGCTCTCCGCGCTGTTGGGCGTGAGTCGCACGCCGCTTCGCGAGGCGCTGCTCAGTCTCGTCGGGGAGGGATTCCTGCGAGCGACGCCGGGAAAGGGCTTCTTCGTGCTCCCGCTGAGCGTGAAGGAAGCGGAAGAGATCTATCCGATCCTCGCCGCGCTCGAAAGCCTCGCGCTGCGCTCCTCTCCGCCGCCGTCCGCGATCGAGATCCGACGGCTGGTGGAGCTCAATCAAAAGCTCGCGGCGGAGCGTGACAACTGGGCGACCGCGCTGAATGCGGACGAGAGCTGGCACGAGGCGCTTCTCTCCCGGTGTGGCAACGAGAGGCTTCGGGAAACGATCCGCGCGCTCAAGTACCACGCGCAGCGCTACGAGAGCGCCTACATGCGCCATTCCGGGACCCTCATCCAGTCGGTCGCCCAGCATCGGGCGATTCTGCGCGCCCTGCGCGGGGGCGATATCGAAGCGGCGGCCCGGCTCCTCGAGGCCAATTGGAAGATCAGTCAGGAGTTCCTGCTTCCCTGGCTCCGCGACCAGGCGGCCGCGCCACCTCCGGTGCGGCGGAAGAGATCCCGCCGGCCGTGA
- a CDS encoding ArgE/DapE family deacylase, which translates to MEDQSGVPASLAPRPGGRATSGAAEEIPPAVKADPLGPEEVVGLLRDLIRIPSVNPRLASEEAHGEQRIAAFAAEWLRARGVHAWLDEVGPDRPNVVGEVGDPGGPQLILCAHLDTVGTAGMTIPPFEPVLENGRVYGRGSYDMKGGVAAVMCAAVALAREKLRGRVLVALVADEEYASEGAEHFVRKYAADGCILTEGSEGKLILAHKGFVWVDVVTRGRAAHGSRWDLGRSAIGRMGRIIAALEEFDSSELRGRVHPLVGPASMHCSLIEGGVGVSTYAPECRMQVERRTLPGETPEQVIDELERLLRGAGEDGEVKLRFSRPPLLTDRNARVAQCARESVAAVVGTAPEEAGVGYWMDAAVFAAAGIPSVNYGPTGAGAHEAVEWVDADSVVSCARVLHESARRFLGIRP; encoded by the coding sequence TTGGAAGATCAGTCAGGAGTTCCTGCTTCCCTGGCTCCGCGACCAGGCGGCCGCGCCACCTCCGGTGCGGCGGAAGAGATCCCGCCGGCCGTGAAGGCAGACCCGCTCGGCCCGGAGGAGGTCGTCGGCCTTCTGCGCGACCTGATTCGGATTCCTTCCGTGAACCCCCGGCTCGCGTCGGAGGAGGCGCACGGGGAGCAAAGAATCGCCGCATTCGCGGCGGAATGGCTCCGGGCCCGCGGCGTTCACGCATGGCTCGACGAAGTCGGTCCGGACCGGCCCAACGTCGTGGGCGAGGTGGGGGATCCCGGCGGGCCCCAGCTCATCCTCTGTGCGCATCTCGACACGGTTGGAACGGCCGGGATGACCATCCCTCCATTCGAGCCGGTCCTCGAGAACGGACGCGTGTACGGTCGCGGATCCTACGACATGAAAGGCGGCGTCGCGGCGGTCATGTGTGCCGCCGTGGCGCTCGCGCGCGAGAAGCTTCGGGGGCGGGTTCTTGTCGCGCTCGTCGCCGACGAAGAGTATGCGAGCGAAGGCGCCGAACACTTCGTCCGGAAATACGCCGCGGACGGCTGCATTCTCACCGAGGGCAGCGAAGGGAAGCTGATCCTGGCGCACAAGGGCTTCGTCTGGGTGGATGTCGTCACCCGGGGTCGGGCCGCGCACGGCAGCCGGTGGGACCTGGGCCGTAGCGCGATTGGCAGGATGGGGCGGATCATCGCGGCGCTCGAGGAGTTTGATTCCAGCGAGCTCAGGGGCCGGGTCCATCCCCTGGTCGGCCCGGCATCGATGCATTGCTCGCTCATAGAGGGTGGCGTGGGTGTTTCGACCTACGCACCTGAGTGCCGGATGCAAGTCGAGCGGCGCACGCTGCCCGGCGAAACTCCGGAGCAGGTGATCGATGAGCTCGAGCGACTCCTCCGAGGCGCCGGGGAAGATGGGGAAGTCAAGCTTCGGTTCTCCCGACCTCCTCTTCTCACCGATCGGAACGCCAGAGTCGCCCAGTGCGCGCGTGAATCCGTCGCGGCGGTGGTGGGGACGGCTCCCGAGGAGGCCGGCGTCGGGTACTGGATGGACGCGGCGGTCTTCGCCGCGGCGGGCATCCCGAGCGTGAACTATGGCCCAACGGGGGCCGGGGCCCATGAGGCGGTTGAGTGGGTCGATGCGGATTCGGTCGTTTCGTGCGCCCGGGTTCTCCACGAAAGCGCGAGGCGATTTCTCGGGATTCGCCCCTGA
- a CDS encoding response regulator transcription factor yields MLANPRRWGGRAAIQPEATLRHFPLIPPAEPSDNSKADCGTSPNRCLAAAWDTLGGSPLAETLWTGRDKTRARILVVEDEEALARLLKRHLERAGYEVRTEGKGKAAIGFAAEHWPDLVVLDLMLPDMSGYDVCVELRRLYRPWILPVVMLTALDQPKHKLLGFSHGADVYLTKPVATSELVGTVAEMLSRAERRS; encoded by the coding sequence ATCCTCGCGAACCCCAGGCGGTGGGGCGGTAGAGCCGCGATTCAACCCGAGGCGACCCTCCGCCATTTTCCCCTAATTCCGCCGGCCGAACCTTCCGATAACTCCAAAGCGGACTGTGGCACGTCCCCCAATCGATGTCTTGCCGCCGCATGGGACACCCTCGGAGGCTCTCCCTTGGCAGAAACCTTGTGGACCGGAAGGGACAAGACCCGGGCACGGATTCTCGTCGTCGAGGACGAGGAGGCACTGGCGAGGCTCCTCAAGAGGCACTTGGAACGCGCGGGCTACGAAGTGAGGACGGAAGGAAAGGGGAAGGCCGCGATTGGCTTCGCCGCCGAGCATTGGCCCGATCTCGTGGTCCTGGACCTCATGCTGCCGGACATGAGCGGCTATGACGTCTGTGTGGAGCTGCGACGCTTGTACCGTCCCTGGATCCTGCCGGTCGTCATGCTCACGGCGCTCGATCAACCGAAGCACAAGCTACTGGGCTTTAGTCACGGGGCCGATGTCTATTTGACAAAGCCGGTCGCGACATCCGAGCTCGTCGGCACGGTCGCGGAGATGCTGAGTCGCGCGGAACGTCGATCATGA
- a CDS encoding tetratricopeptide repeat protein — MDATKHFSTRDTARILQSSEARLRTLARLGGVIPEPGPGGRPEFTFQQLLLLRTTKGLLEAGIPARRVRRIWSSLRRQLAEDLPLTSIRILADGDRAVAWDGNAPWQPDSGQFLLDLDAGEIAAEDPTLPDVAEAPRLTADQWFHLGSELEGTSPVEARQAYMQALEADPDFADAHLNLGRLDHEAGELGKAEAHYRDAVRCAPEDAICRFNLAVLLDDRGRPDEAILAYEQAIARDPDAADAHYNLGLLLESRGRRSDAMRHLMTARRLYALAGRGQ; from the coding sequence ATGGACGCGACGAAGCATTTTTCCACGCGCGACACGGCCCGGATCCTCCAGTCCAGCGAAGCCAGGCTCAGGACCCTGGCTCGCCTGGGAGGGGTCATCCCGGAGCCCGGACCCGGCGGCCGTCCCGAATTCACCTTCCAGCAGCTCCTGCTGCTCCGCACCACCAAGGGCCTGCTCGAGGCCGGGATCCCGGCGCGCCGGGTGCGGCGCATCTGGTCCTCGCTCCGCCGCCAGCTCGCGGAAGACCTGCCGCTCACGAGCATAAGAATTCTCGCCGACGGCGATCGCGCCGTCGCCTGGGACGGGAACGCACCCTGGCAGCCTGACTCCGGCCAGTTCCTGCTCGATCTGGATGCCGGTGAGATCGCCGCGGAGGACCCGACCCTCCCCGATGTGGCCGAAGCTCCGAGGCTCACCGCCGACCAGTGGTTCCATCTCGGATCCGAGCTCGAGGGCACGTCACCGGTCGAGGCACGGCAAGCGTACATGCAGGCCCTCGAGGCGGACCCGGACTTCGCGGACGCCCACCTGAACCTGGGAAGGCTCGATCACGAAGCCGGCGAGCTCGGGAAGGCGGAGGCGCATTACCGCGACGCGGTGCGATGCGCGCCCGAGGACGCGATCTGCCGCTTCAATCTCGCCGTGCTCCTCGACGACCGCGGCCGTCCGGACGAGGCGATCCTCGCCTACGAACAGGCGATCGCGCGTGACCCGGACGCGGCCGACGCCCACTACAACCTCGGGCTGTTGCTGGAATCGCGGGGCCGGCGCTCCGATGCCATGCGACACCTGATGACCGCGCGCCGGCTGTACGCGCTGGCAGGTCGCGGACAGTAG
- a CDS encoding chromate resistance protein, translated as MKWITRENAKVDRVACPWLIRRFIDTAAEFLFVPANRVTAVARDEGAIPYDVPGVRFGHEEGRCSFESLLVHHGLTKDPALVALGRIVHAADIPEDDSVSPEGAGLRAIAHGFSLLHGADDQAKIKLESPLYDALYAWCGQRTRASQEARS; from the coding sequence ATGAAGTGGATTACGCGTGAGAACGCGAAGGTAGATCGCGTCGCTTGCCCGTGGCTGATTCGCCGGTTCATCGACACGGCCGCTGAGTTTTTGTTCGTTCCCGCAAATCGTGTCACCGCGGTCGCGCGGGACGAGGGGGCGATTCCGTACGATGTGCCCGGAGTCCGGTTCGGCCACGAGGAGGGTCGGTGCTCGTTCGAGAGCCTCCTGGTGCATCACGGCCTGACCAAGGATCCCGCGCTGGTCGCGCTCGGGCGGATCGTCCACGCGGCCGACATACCCGAGGATGATTCGGTCTCCCCCGAGGGCGCGGGCCTGCGGGCCATCGCCCACGGCTTCTCCCTCCTCCACGGAGCCGACGATCAGGCAAAGATCAAGCTCGAGTCGCCCCTGTACGACGCCCTGTACGCCTGGTGCGGTCAGCGGACTCGGGCGAGCCAAGAAGCGCGCTCGTGA
- a CDS encoding STAS domain-containing protein: protein MNNDLEISKVENRGRTAVLRLRGRLDAKTAPILLQRVAEIQESGQNLVLNLAEVSFMGSSGIGALLVLVEQFQEQAGTVRLASLSPAVHSVVKLLNLDRFLTIDPTEDEALAELEA, encoded by the coding sequence ATGAACAACGACTTGGAAATCTCCAAGGTTGAGAATCGAGGTCGCACGGCGGTGCTTCGTTTGAGGGGCCGCCTGGACGCCAAGACCGCCCCCATCCTCCTTCAACGGGTCGCGGAAATTCAGGAGAGCGGCCAAAACCTTGTCTTGAACCTGGCCGAAGTTTCGTTCATGGGATCCAGCGGCATCGGCGCGCTCCTTGTGCTCGTGGAACAGTTTCAGGAGCAGGCCGGAACCGTGCGGCTGGCTTCCCTCTCTCCGGCGGTGCACTCCGTGGTCAAGCTGCTGAACCTCGACCGTTTCCTCACCATCGACCCCACCGAAGACGAAGCGCTCGCGGAGCTCGAGGCCTGA